The following coding sequences lie in one Synechococcus sp. PCC 7336 genomic window:
- the bioD gene encoding dethiobiotin synthase, translated as MASCVFVSGTDTGVGKTVVSGLLCRCLHDLGYRVGYYKPVQSGANLEGDRPADRSPDVQLVRQLSPATRTACSYALPLPAAPQLAAELAAPQIEIDLQQLDADFKRLTTQCDVAIVEGAGGLAVPLADQLSISDLICHWQLPLLLVGRSQLGTINHTTLSLAYARQLGINAIATLLNDTEPHLDPGDPILATAPRWIEQLSGYRSLYRLPYLNLSEIDWNAIGPVLVPIARQIVAE; from the coding sequence ATGGCAAGCTGCGTATTTGTCAGTGGCACTGATACGGGAGTGGGAAAAACCGTTGTCAGTGGACTTCTGTGTCGTTGTTTGCACGATCTCGGCTATCGGGTGGGATATTACAAGCCCGTACAGAGTGGAGCCAATCTCGAAGGCGATCGCCCCGCCGACCGCAGCCCCGACGTACAGTTGGTGCGACAACTCTCTCCCGCAACTCGAACCGCTTGCAGCTATGCGCTGCCACTACCGGCGGCCCCCCAACTCGCCGCAGAACTCGCCGCTCCCCAAATCGAGATTGACCTGCAGCAATTGGATGCAGATTTCAAGCGCCTCACAACCCAGTGCGATGTGGCGATTGTCGAAGGGGCAGGCGGCTTGGCCGTGCCCTTGGCAGACCAGTTATCCATCTCTGACTTAATCTGCCACTGGCAGTTGCCCCTCCTTCTGGTTGGCCGCTCCCAGTTAGGAACCATCAATCACACCACCCTCAGCCTCGCTTATGCCCGTCAGCTCGGCATAAACGCGATCGCCACCCTCCTCAACGACACCGAACCCCATCTCGACCCCGGCGATCCAATCCTTGCCACCGCCCCTCGCTGGATCGAACAGCTCAGCGGATATCGGTCTCTCTATCGTCTGCCCTACCTCAATTTGTCGGAGATTGATTGGAACGCCATCGGCCCCGTTCTGGTCCCCATAGCCCGACAAATTGTCGCAGAATAG
- a CDS encoding GuaB3 family IMP dehydrogenase-related protein: protein MDIQLGRGKTARRAYGFDEIALSPGSRTLDPNVVDTRWTIGGIEREVPIIASAMDGVVDVRMAVLLSELGAFGVLNLDGIQTRYPDPEPILDKIASVGPTEFVPLMQHLYSEPVQPELIQQRIREIEQQGGIAAASSTPVNAAKYGPLVAEAGGDMYFVQATVVSTDHTAPEGMRALDLAKFCSEMPIPVAIGNCVTYEVALELMRAGAAAVLVGIGPGAACTSRGVLGVGVPQATAVADCAAARADYEAESGRYVPVIADGGLITGGDICKCIACGADAVMIGSPIARALEAPGRDYHWGMATPSPLLPRGTRIRVGTTGTIAEILRGPAKLDDGTQNLLGALQTSMSTLGAKTIQEMQQVDVVIAPSLLTEGKVYQKAQQLGMGK, encoded by the coding sequence GTGGATATTCAATTAGGTCGCGGCAAAACAGCCCGTCGTGCTTACGGTTTCGACGAAATTGCACTCTCTCCCGGCAGCCGCACCCTCGACCCGAATGTTGTCGATACCCGCTGGACAATTGGGGGCATCGAGCGAGAGGTACCCATTATTGCCAGCGCAATGGATGGCGTGGTGGACGTCCGCATGGCGGTGCTCCTATCGGAGTTGGGGGCATTTGGAGTTCTGAACCTAGATGGCATCCAAACCCGCTACCCAGACCCCGAACCAATTCTGGACAAAATTGCCAGTGTCGGCCCAACTGAGTTTGTGCCGCTGATGCAGCACTTATATAGCGAGCCCGTCCAGCCAGAACTGATTCAGCAGCGCATTCGCGAGATCGAGCAGCAAGGGGGCATTGCAGCGGCCAGTTCTACGCCTGTCAATGCAGCCAAGTACGGCCCTTTAGTCGCCGAAGCCGGCGGCGATATGTATTTCGTGCAGGCAACGGTGGTGTCTACCGACCACACGGCTCCAGAAGGTATGCGAGCGCTGGATCTGGCCAAGTTTTGCAGTGAGATGCCGATTCCGGTGGCGATCGGCAACTGCGTTACCTATGAGGTCGCACTGGAGCTGATGCGAGCTGGGGCTGCTGCTGTGTTGGTGGGCATTGGCCCCGGTGCAGCTTGTACCTCTCGCGGCGTCTTGGGAGTGGGGGTGCCTCAGGCAACGGCAGTGGCAGACTGTGCGGCGGCTCGGGCAGATTACGAGGCAGAGTCCGGTCGCTACGTACCGGTCATCGCAGATGGCGGGTTGATTACGGGGGGAGATATTTGCAAGTGCATTGCCTGCGGTGCCGATGCCGTCATGATTGGGTCTCCGATCGCCCGCGCTCTAGAGGCTCCCGGTCGCGATTATCACTGGGGTATGGCGACGCCGAGCCCGCTGTTGCCTCGGGGAACCCGCATTCGAGTGGGCACCACGGGTACGATTGCGGAGATTTTGCGCGGTCCGGCCAAATTGGATGACGGCACCCAAAATCTGTTGGGAGCGCTGCAGACCAGTATGAGTACGCTGGGAGCGAAGACGATTCAAGAAATGCAGCAGGTGGATGTGGTGATTGCTCCGTCACTGCTGACAGAAGGGAAGGTCTATCAGAAGGCTCAGCAGTTGGGCATGGGCAAATAA
- the dtd gene encoding D-aminoacyl-tRNA deacylase, with product MRVILQRVQSSSVTIDGETIGKIDRGLTLLIGIAASDTDAEIDWMARKILNLRLFPDERSNGSSFQHSVREIGGELLAISQFTLYGNCRKGRRPSFDRAAPPAIANPLYEQFVVQLRRSGLTVETGRFGAGMRVEIVNDGPVTLLLEREAEPG from the coding sequence ATGCGAGTCATTCTGCAACGAGTTCAATCCTCCTCCGTCACCATTGATGGCGAAACGATTGGCAAGATCGATCGCGGGCTCACCCTGCTGATTGGCATTGCCGCCTCCGACACCGACGCCGAAATCGATTGGATGGCCCGCAAAATCCTCAATCTGCGCCTCTTTCCAGATGAGCGCAGCAACGGCAGCAGCTTTCAACACTCCGTGCGAGAGATCGGCGGCGAACTGCTCGCCATCAGCCAATTCACCCTCTATGGAAACTGTCGCAAAGGCCGTCGCCCCTCCTTCGATCGCGCTGCCCCACCCGCGATCGCCAACCCCCTGTACGAGCAATTTGTGGTCCAATTACGCAGAAGCGGCCTGACTGTAGAAACAGGCCGCTTTGGGGCAGGCATGCGAGTGGAGATTGTCAACGACGGTCCCGTCACATTGCTATTAGAGCGAGAGGCAGAACCCGGCTGA
- a CDS encoding alpha/beta fold hydrolase, which yields MRAVLYALPMSAFASPPFAKPQEPQTGRYQWQGYQCTFEAYQPPAGDKRLPALLLVHPIGVGLARPFWHRFCAAWQQQESSRPIYNPDLLGCGGCDMPQRPYRPADWAQQLLSFLQVVVKQPVVLVVQGALLPVAIELTALPEARDWVRGLVLSGPPAWSIVTRETPQWQQNLSWRLFDSPLGNAFYRYARREQFLQSFSQRKLFASQDGVDDEWLAMLEAGSQQMRSRYAVFAFLAGFWRQNYEPQLRQIQQPTYVVFGEAASSIDRNSRPETARERLTTYLTCLPHSQGAIVPGRNVLPYENTRDFVRSITPFIQTIA from the coding sequence TTGAGAGCAGTTCTTTACGCGCTACCGATGTCGGCCTTTGCCTCCCCACCCTTCGCTAAACCCCAAGAGCCCCAAACTGGCAGGTATCAGTGGCAGGGCTATCAATGTACGTTTGAAGCCTACCAGCCCCCTGCAGGTGACAAACGCTTGCCAGCACTATTACTCGTGCATCCCATTGGGGTGGGCTTAGCGCGCCCGTTTTGGCATCGCTTCTGCGCCGCTTGGCAACAGCAGGAGTCCAGCCGTCCCATTTACAACCCCGACCTACTGGGTTGTGGCGGCTGCGATATGCCGCAGCGCCCCTATCGACCGGCGGACTGGGCCCAGCAGCTCTTGTCCTTTTTACAAGTGGTGGTAAAGCAGCCGGTCGTGCTGGTGGTGCAGGGGGCATTGCTACCGGTGGCGATCGAGCTGACAGCCTTACCCGAAGCTCGCGATTGGGTGCGCGGTTTGGTCCTGTCGGGACCGCCCGCCTGGTCCATCGTGACGCGCGAAACGCCGCAGTGGCAGCAAAATTTGAGTTGGCGTCTATTCGATTCGCCGCTGGGGAATGCTTTTTACCGCTACGCCCGCCGCGAACAGTTTTTACAGTCGTTTTCTCAACGCAAGCTGTTTGCCAGTCAGGACGGTGTGGATGACGAGTGGCTGGCCATGCTAGAAGCCGGTTCGCAACAGATGCGATCGCGCTATGCCGTATTCGCGTTCCTGGCCGGGTTTTGGCGACAGAACTACGAGCCCCAGTTACGGCAAATTCAGCAACCTACCTATGTGGTGTTTGGAGAAGCTGCCTCCAGCATCGATCGCAACAGTCGCCCCGAGACTGCCCGCGAGCGGCTGACAACGTACCTGACCTGCTTGCCCCACAGCCAAGGGGCGATCGTGCCGGGACGGAATGTCTTGCCTTACGAAAATACCCGAGACTTTGTGAGGTCAATTACGCCTTTTATCCAAACAATTGCCTGA
- a CDS encoding thioredoxin domain-containing protein, giving the protein MTETSIRVRNIAIAIAAVALGAILFLATQLQTRQASLATVAQRAVPLEVALANGKPTLLEFYADWCTSCRSMATTMAALESEFDGQVNFVMLNVDNTKWLPELSTYRVNGIPHFEFLRAGGLSVGTAIGEQPRTILAENLTALSQGISTLSATETGETSAFEQPLGDSTQPRSHG; this is encoded by the coding sequence GTGACTGAAACATCTATAAGGGTACGCAATATCGCGATCGCGATCGCGGCTGTGGCGCTGGGGGCCATCCTGTTTTTGGCCACACAGCTTCAGACTCGTCAGGCCAGTTTGGCCACTGTGGCCCAGCGGGCAGTGCCGCTAGAAGTGGCGCTGGCCAATGGCAAGCCGACGCTGTTGGAGTTTTATGCCGATTGGTGTACCAGTTGTCGCTCGATGGCAACTACGATGGCGGCTTTGGAGTCGGAGTTTGACGGACAGGTCAACTTCGTCATGCTGAACGTGGATAACACGAAGTGGCTGCCGGAGTTGAGTACTTATCGAGTTAACGGCATTCCCCATTTTGAATTTTTGAGGGCAGGTGGACTGTCTGTGGGGACGGCGATCGGCGAGCAGCCTCGCACGATCTTGGCGGAGAACTTGACAGCCCTCAGTCAAGGGATCTCTACTCTTTCTGCCACAGAAACCGGAGAAACATCTGCCTTCGAGCAACCGCTGGGCGACTCCACTCAACCGCGCAGCCACGGCTAG
- a CDS encoding Uma2 family endonuclease — protein sequence MVRTPTRWKLEDYHRMIDSGVLAGRQVELIAGEIVDMAPESPLHASRAWSLAEYLRQQLAGRAVIRESYPVTLLSDSEPAPDIAVVRWRADAYARTHPQPEDIFWLLEISNSTVDYDLSTKANLYARAGIADYWVVDLPADRVGVHRQPREGTYQSVNLVQSGTIAPLAFPDIAVPLERLLG from the coding sequence ATGGTTCGGACGCCCACCAGATGGAAGCTAGAGGATTATCACCGCATGATAGACAGCGGTGTGTTAGCGGGTCGTCAGGTGGAGTTGATTGCAGGAGAGATTGTCGATATGGCACCGGAAAGTCCGCTGCATGCATCGCGGGCTTGGTCCTTGGCTGAATATCTACGACAGCAGTTGGCGGGACGAGCGGTCATTCGCGAGTCCTATCCAGTAACATTGTTGAGCGATAGCGAGCCAGCACCTGATATCGCTGTTGTGCGCTGGCGAGCTGACGCTTATGCACGTACGCATCCGCAACCAGAGGACATCTTTTGGTTACTCGAGATTTCTAATTCCACAGTGGACTACGACTTGTCAACAAAGGCCAATCTGTATGCTCGCGCGGGCATTGCAGACTATTGGGTAGTCGATCTCCCAGCCGATCGAGTGGGGGTTCACCGACAGCCTCGAGAGGGAACCTATCAGTCTGTGAACCTCGTACAGTCTGGAACGATTGCGCCTCTGGCTTTCCCCGATATTGCAGTTCCGTTGGAGAGACTGCTCGGCTGA